One genomic region from Cetobacterium sp. 8H encodes:
- a CDS encoding polysaccharide pyruvyl transferase family protein encodes MKKVLVKAYAQINLGDDLFIKMLCERYRNTSFYLFTTPEYKELEGIDGDNLKIMYNDSFLKKVISNLGRKFGIPNVLEDIFSKNVDAVVNIGGSIFIENNFSEEDFKIRERNLKNGKNYFVLGSNFGPYKTEEFKEKYYNFFKQCQDVCFREKYSYELFKDLENIRFGKDIVFSLKGNPSEGDYVLFSLILPSERAELIKFESEYFNRLKALVLEIIKSGKKVKLMSFCKGEGDEEAISKLFNMIPNEYHRNISTYFYRGNLNEALEVIEKSDSIVATRFHAMILGFVFKKSVFPIVYSKKMTNVLEELDFKGKFVTFQNMRDLTYEKFKENQPLSPETLDLAAKDGEKQFQKLDEFLN; translated from the coding sequence TTGAAAAAAGTTTTGGTTAAAGCTTATGCCCAGATTAATCTAGGTGATGATTTATTTATAAAAATGTTATGTGAAAGATATAGAAATACAAGTTTTTATCTTTTTACAACTCCTGAATATAAAGAGCTGGAAGGTATAGATGGAGATAATTTAAAAATAATGTACAACGATAGCTTTTTAAAAAAAGTGATATCTAATTTAGGAAGGAAATTTGGAATACCTAATGTTTTAGAAGATATTTTTTCTAAAAATGTAGATGCAGTTGTAAATATTGGGGGTTCAATATTTATAGAAAATAATTTTTCAGAAGAAGATTTTAAAATAAGAGAAAGAAATTTAAAAAATGGGAAGAACTATTTTGTTTTAGGATCAAATTTTGGACCTTATAAAACTGAAGAGTTTAAAGAAAAATATTATAATTTCTTTAAACAGTGTCAGGATGTATGTTTTAGAGAAAAATATTCATACGAATTATTTAAAGATTTAGAAAATATAAGATTTGGAAAAGATATAGTATTCAGTTTAAAAGGAAATCCATCTGAAGGGGATTATGTGTTATTTTCACTAATACTTCCATCAGAAAGAGCAGAGCTTATAAAATTTGAGTCTGAATATTTTAATAGATTAAAAGCTTTGGTTTTAGAGATAATAAAAAGTGGAAAAAAGGTTAAATTGATGTCATTTTGTAAAGGTGAAGGCGATGAAGAAGCAATTTCAAAACTTTTCAATATGATTCCTAATGAATATCATAGAAATATATCAACTTATTTTTATAGAGGAAATCTAAACGAAGCACTTGAGGTTATAGAAAAATCAGATAGTATTGTAGCAACAAGATTTCATGCTATGATTTTAGGATTTGTTTTTAAAAAATCAGTTTTTCCAATAGTATATAGTAAGAAGATGACAAATGTTCTTGAGGAACTTGATTTTAAAGGAAAATTTGTAACCTTTCAAAATATGAGAGACTTAACATATGAAAAATTTAAAGAAAACCAACCTTTAAGCCCAGAAACTTTAGATTTAGCAGCTAAAGATGGAGAGAAGCAATTTCAAAAATTAGATGAATTTTTAAATTAA
- a CDS encoding lipopolysaccharide biosynthesis protein, giving the protein MNRNELKIGTALSMFTIIMSSLIQIVYTPLYMKYLGPGDYGINSLVQSIMGYMAMLNLGLGNAMLRYTVRYRAEGKIEEEKSLNGMFLIIFTVLMGIAIIIASYIYFNIGNFFGDRFTIDELEKTKMVFLIMALNVVISFPLGVFSTNIGSREKFIYQRGIKLITLVLNPIVGALLMIRGYGLIAVTVSTVIFALVSSIFDVFYAIKLGMRAKFSGFKLYILKDIFAYSFFIFLNILIDQVYWGTDRVIIGKYVGVQAIAVYSVGAIFNTLYMGFASAVSGVLFPRINRLIVEGKDQEVSDMFLRIGRLQYILLGLISSGFILFGKEFINLWVGNGYNEAYKIALWIMIPLTVPLIQSTGVSIMQAKNMHQFRSIIYFIIAILNLVLSIFLVKKVGAIGCAIATGISFILGQIVAMNIYYHKVIGLNMVIFWKNILKMSIPMGISMIVGLGLNKYILELNYFSFFLKIFIYTLVYSILLWKLALNSYEKSQIYFLKK; this is encoded by the coding sequence ATGAATAGAAATGAGTTAAAAATAGGTACAGCTCTTTCAATGTTCACAATAATAATGAGTTCTTTGATACAAATAGTCTATACTCCTTTGTATATGAAGTATTTAGGGCCTGGAGATTATGGAATAAACTCATTGGTTCAATCTATAATGGGGTATATGGCAATGCTTAATTTAGGGCTTGGAAATGCTATGTTAAGATATACAGTTCGCTATAGAGCAGAGGGGAAAATAGAAGAAGAAAAGTCATTGAATGGAATGTTTTTAATAATTTTTACTGTATTGATGGGAATCGCCATTATTATTGCATCATATATTTACTTTAATATAGGTAATTTTTTTGGAGACAGATTTACAATAGACGAGTTAGAGAAAACAAAAATGGTATTTCTGATAATGGCTTTGAATGTTGTGATATCCTTTCCGTTAGGAGTTTTTTCAACTAATATTGGTTCTAGAGAAAAATTTATATATCAAAGAGGAATAAAACTTATAACTTTAGTTTTAAATCCTATAGTTGGAGCTCTTTTGATGATAAGAGGCTATGGGCTTATAGCTGTAACAGTTTCAACAGTTATTTTTGCATTGGTATCTTCAATATTTGATGTCTTTTATGCGATAAAACTAGGAATGAGGGCTAAATTTTCAGGATTTAAATTATATATTTTAAAAGATATATTTGCATATTCATTTTTTATATTTTTAAATATACTCATAGACCAGGTATATTGGGGAACGGATAGAGTTATTATAGGAAAATATGTAGGTGTTCAAGCGATAGCTGTTTATTCTGTAGGAGCGATATTTAATACCTTATATATGGGATTTGCATCAGCAGTCTCTGGAGTTCTTTTTCCAAGAATAAATAGACTAATCGTTGAGGGAAAAGATCAAGAGGTCTCGGATATGTTTTTGAGAATAGGTAGACTACAATATATTCTTCTAGGTTTAATATCCTCAGGATTTATACTTTTTGGAAAAGAATTTATAAATTTATGGGTAGGAAATGGTTATAATGAGGCTTATAAAATAGCTCTTTGGATAATGATACCCTTAACTGTACCACTGATTCAAAGTACTGGTGTGAGTATTATGCAAGCTAAAAACATGCATCAATTTAGATCTATAATCTATTTTATAATTGCTATATTAAATCTAGTTTTAAGTATTTTTTTAGTTAAAAAAGTAGGGGCTATTGGGTGTGCGATAGCTACAGGAATATCATTTATATTGGGTCAGATTGTAGCTATGAATATTTATTATCATAAGGTTATTGGTTTAAATATGGTAATATTTTGGAAAAACATTTTAAAAATGTCAATTCCGATGGGAATATCGATGATAGTTGGATTAGGCTTAAATAAATATATTTTAGAATTAAATTACTTTAGTTTTTTTCTAAAAATTTTTATTTATACTTTGGTATATTCAATTTTATTATGGAAATTGGCTTTAAATAGTTACGAAAAAAGTCAAATATATTTTTTAAAAAAATAA
- a CDS encoding DUF308 domain-containing protein has protein sequence MDKKLKSFFLTLGILYVIIGALGISNMGFFVKNIEYILSLVLFLNGIYHIIYSMTNRKDPYFHWGLVLGEGVIELVSVAIILLNTFTTQLFFTSYIGGLLCLKGLILTLGRDNKFTSWENTKAKVKVLVIIKGLLHFLFGSLIIILPLLTDGAVYVVFGWYILFLGIHFITEEFVTK, from the coding sequence ATGGATAAAAAATTGAAATCATTTTTTCTAACATTAGGGATTTTGTATGTGATAATCGGAGCATTGGGTATCAGTAACATGGGATTTTTCGTTAAAAATATTGAGTATATACTTAGTCTAGTTTTATTTTTAAATGGTATCTACCACATCATCTATTCAATGACCAATAGAAAAGATCCTTACTTTCATTGGGGGCTTGTTCTTGGTGAAGGGGTTATTGAATTAGTTTCTGTTGCAATTATTTTACTTAATACATTTACAACACAGCTATTTTTTACTAGTTATATCGGTGGACTATTATGTTTAAAAGGATTAATTCTAACTTTAGGAAGAGACAATAAATTTACTTCTTGGGAAAATACTAAAGCTAAAGTTAAGGTATTAGTTATTATTAAAGGACTTCTTCATTTCCTTTTCGGATCACTAATTATTATTTTACCTCTTTTAACCGATGGAGCTGTATATGTAGTTTTTGGTTGGTATATTCTTTTCTTAGGTATTCACTTTATTACAGAAGAATTTGTTACAAAATGA
- a CDS encoding pyridoxal phosphate-dependent aminotransferase yields MFSKNIQNLKTSPVRELIPYSKKSKDAGIDIIHLNIGQPDLETPKEFFEAIESFGEKTIAYSDSSGQKELIESIKKYYQKMNINYENDEILITAGGSEALLFTLMTLFNAGEEVLIPEPYYANYNSFFAMLGIKVVGIPTKFEDNFKLPSKEVIESLITEKTKAIMFSNPGNPTGAVYSRDELLMLNEISKEKNIFMISDEVYREFIYDGKDTVSCGTFIDNQERIIIIDSISKRFSTCGARVGTILNKNKDFMGYILKLCQSRLAISTLDMIGAEALYRCLDEKYYQSVNRKYMERRDFLFEGLKKIDGVVLNKPEGAFYCIIELPVEDATDFSKWLLGEFSYEGSTVMLAPAKGFYQREELGLNKVRISYALELDRLEKAIKTIELGLKKYNNR; encoded by the coding sequence ATGTTTTCTAAAAATATACAAAACTTAAAAACTTCTCCAGTTAGGGAGTTGATACCATATTCGAAAAAATCAAAAGACGCAGGGATAGATATAATTCATTTAAATATTGGTCAACCGGATTTAGAAACTCCAAAAGAATTTTTTGAGGCTATAGAGAGTTTTGGAGAAAAGACAATAGCATACTCAGATTCATCTGGACAGAAAGAATTAATAGAATCAATAAAAAAATATTATCAAAAGATGAATATTAATTATGAAAATGATGAAATTCTTATAACCGCAGGTGGAAGTGAAGCTTTGCTATTCACATTGATGACTCTTTTTAATGCAGGAGAGGAAGTTTTAATACCTGAACCATACTACGCAAATTATAATAGTTTTTTTGCGATGTTAGGAATAAAAGTAGTTGGAATACCAACAAAATTTGAAGATAATTTTAAGTTACCTTCAAAAGAGGTCATTGAAAGTTTAATCACTGAAAAAACAAAAGCAATTATGTTTTCAAATCCTGGGAATCCAACAGGAGCAGTTTACTCAAGAGATGAATTATTAATGCTAAATGAAATATCAAAAGAAAAAAATATATTCATGATAAGTGATGAAGTTTATAGAGAGTTTATTTATGATGGAAAAGACACTGTAAGTTGTGGAACATTTATAGATAATCAAGAAAGAATAATTATAATAGATTCAATCTCAAAAAGATTTTCAACTTGTGGAGCTAGAGTTGGAACAATATTAAATAAAAATAAAGATTTTATGGGGTATATTCTAAAACTTTGCCAATCAAGACTTGCTATTTCGACATTAGATATGATAGGAGCAGAAGCTTTATATAGATGTTTAGATGAGAAATATTATCAATCTGTAAATAGAAAGTATATGGAAAGAAGAGACTTTTTATTTGAAGGGTTAAAGAAAATAGATGGTGTTGTTCTTAATAAACCTGAAGGAGCATTTTATTGTATAATTGAATTACCTGTAGAAGACGCAACAGATTTTTCAAAGTGGCTATTAGGTGAGTTTTCATATGAAGGGTCAACAGTTATGCTAGCACCTGCAAAAGGATTTTATCAAAGAGAAGAGTTAGGATTAAATAAGGTGAGAATATCTTATGCTCTTGAACTAGATAGACTTGAAAAAGCTATAAAAACAATCGAGTTAGGATTAAAAAAATATAATAATAGATAA
- the ruvC gene encoding crossover junction endodeoxyribonuclease RuvC: MRILGIDPGTAIVGYSILDFKENKYNLIKYGCIYTSKDLPMEDRLLQIFNELEEIINEYSPKFMAVEELFFFKNNKTVISVGQARGVIILAGKKNGLQIENYTPLQVKMGITGYGKADKKQVQLMVQKILKLDEIPKPDDAADAIAVAITHINSLTNTLYSSKPVTTIKVEKEIKTNRMTAKEFRELLMNK; the protein is encoded by the coding sequence TTGAGAATTTTAGGAATAGATCCTGGAACTGCTATTGTTGGTTATTCAATTTTAGATTTTAAAGAAAATAAATATAATCTTATAAAGTATGGTTGTATCTATACTTCTAAAGATCTTCCAATGGAAGATAGATTATTGCAAATTTTTAACGAATTGGAGGAGATTATAAACGAATACTCTCCTAAATTTATGGCTGTTGAAGAACTTTTCTTTTTTAAAAATAATAAAACAGTTATTAGTGTTGGACAAGCTAGAGGTGTTATTATTTTAGCTGGAAAAAAAAATGGATTACAAATTGAAAATTATACCCCTCTTCAAGTTAAAATGGGTATAACTGGATATGGAAAAGCCGACAAAAAACAGGTTCAGCTTATGGTGCAAAAGATCTTAAAGCTTGATGAGATACCAAAACCTGATGATGCTGCAGATGCGATAGCTGTAGCTATAACACATATAAATAGTCTCACTAACACACTTTATTCTTCAAAACCTGTAACAACAATAAAAGTTGAAAAAGAGATTAAAACTAATAGAATGACTGCTAAAGAGTTCCGTGAACTTCTTATGAATAAATAA
- the rfaE2 gene encoding D-glycero-beta-D-manno-heptose 1-phosphate adenylyltransferase yields MILKRTMAAELIDELKNQNKKVVFTNGCFDILHVGHLTYLNEAKRQGDILVVGVNSDASVRRLKGESRPINTEIDRAEMLCGLKAVDYTVIFEEDTPCELLDELKPSIHVKGGDYTKDDLPETKIVEKNGGEVRILGFVEGKSTTNIVNKIQG; encoded by the coding sequence ATGATATTAAAAAGAACTATGGCAGCAGAATTAATAGATGAATTAAAAAACCAAAATAAAAAAGTAGTTTTTACTAATGGATGTTTTGACATTTTACATGTAGGACATTTAACATATTTAAATGAGGCTAAAAGACAAGGAGATATTTTAGTTGTTGGAGTAAATTCAGATGCATCTGTAAGAAGATTAAAAGGGGAGTCAAGACCTATAAATACAGAGATAGATAGAGCTGAAATGTTATGTGGTTTAAAGGCGGTAGATTATACGGTTATTTTTGAAGAGGATACTCCGTGCGAATTACTGGATGAACTTAAGCCATCAATTCACGTTAAAGGTGGAGATTATACGAAAGATGATCTTCCTGAAACAAAAATTGTAGAAAAAAATGGTGGAGAGGTTAGAATTCTAGGATTTGTCGAAGGGAAATCAACAACAAATATAGTTAACAAGATTCAAGGATAG
- the tsaE gene encoding tRNA (adenosine(37)-N6)-threonylcarbamoyltransferase complex ATPase subunit type 1 TsaE — protein sequence MKKILTFEQIDELAKKLAAYVTPNTVVALIGDLGTGKTTFTKNFAKELGIDENLKSPTFNYVLEYLDGRLPLYHFDVYRLGSADEIYEIGYEDYINNDGVALIEWANIIESELPKKYIRIEFEYALGEGEEELRTVELKYVGDKEKEEEMLKYVNFSN from the coding sequence ATGAAAAAGATATTAACTTTTGAGCAGATTGATGAGCTTGCTAAAAAATTAGCGGCTTATGTAACTCCAAATACGGTGGTAGCTTTAATAGGGGATTTAGGAACTGGAAAAACAACATTTACTAAAAATTTTGCTAAAGAGCTTGGAATAGATGAAAATTTAAAAAGTCCAACGTTTAATTACGTTTTGGAATATTTAGACGGGAGACTACCTCTATATCATTTTGATGTTTATAGACTTGGAAGCGCAGATGAAATTTATGAAATAGGTTATGAAGATTATATAAATAATGATGGTGTAGCTTTAATTGAATGGGCAAACATAATAGAGAGTGAGCTTCCAAAAAAATATATAAGAATAGAGTTTGAATATGCTTTAGGAGAGGGCGAAGAAGAGTTAAGAACCGTTGAGTTAAAGTATGTCGGAGATAAAGAAAAAGAGGAGGAGATGTTAAAATATGTTAATTTTAGCAATTGA
- the tsaB gene encoding tRNA (adenosine(37)-N6)-threonylcarbamoyltransferase complex dimerization subunit type 1 TsaB, whose translation MLILAIDTSTNIGTLALYSSETGVVGEITLNVKQNHSAITMTTLDTLLNLTGVDKKEIDKIAVSIGPGSFTGIRIGVGLAKGLAYALKKPMAGINELDLLAHMYTGDKKVVAMLDARKERVFCGVYRRENDTFVLEGEYMAEELENILENITEETVFVGDGAFIYKEIIKNKIGNEAIFVPNSLNISRASMLAEMAINKEDNLFTLEPYYVTKSQAEREKESK comes from the coding sequence ATGTTAATTTTAGCAATTGATACATCAACGAATATAGGAACATTGGCTCTTTATAGTAGTGAAACAGGTGTTGTAGGAGAGATAACGCTAAATGTAAAACAAAATCATTCAGCAATAACTATGACAACTTTAGATACACTTCTTAATTTAACAGGAGTGGATAAAAAAGAGATAGATAAAATAGCTGTAAGTATAGGGCCTGGTTCTTTTACAGGAATAAGAATAGGCGTTGGACTTGCAAAAGGTTTAGCCTATGCATTAAAAAAACCAATGGCAGGAATAAATGAGTTAGATTTATTAGCTCATATGTATACAGGAGATAAAAAAGTTGTGGCTATGCTTGATGCAAGAAAGGAAAGAGTTTTTTGTGGAGTATATAGAAGAGAAAACGATACTTTCGTCCTTGAAGGGGAATACATGGCAGAAGAGTTAGAAAATATTTTGGAAAATATTACAGAAGAAACTGTCTTTGTAGGAGATGGAGCATTTATATATAAAGAGATTATAAAAAATAAAATAGGTAATGAGGCAATTTTTGTACCTAACTCTTTAAATATATCAAGGGCTTCAATGTTGGCTGAAATGGCAATAAATAAAGAGGATAATCTCTTCACATTAGAACCATATTATGTAACAAAATCTCAAGCTGAAAGGGAAAAAGAGAGCAAGTAA
- a CDS encoding FAD-dependent oxidoreductase translates to MDSFKIKENLYWVGALNPDLKIFDIIMETQFGTTYNSYILKGSEKIAIFETVKEWKFPEFLERVKKSVDKVENIDYIILNHTEPDHSGSVGKLLELAPAAKVVGSKNTIEFLKNILNKDFPYIIANHGDVLSLGDKTLKFISAPFLHWPDSMYTYIVEDKTLVTCDSFGSHYSFDGILLSKLPENKKRDYMIALRYYYMCIFSPFRKYVLEGIEKIKDLDIDLILPGHGPVLDVEIQKVIETYKTWSTLKNPNEYKTIIIPYTTAYGYTKEIAQEIEKGIKDYNSTIVVKSYNLDIENFGKIEGEILREFQWADGIIFGSSTINGDALPLIWNLLTSLNPIVHGGKYVSAFGSYGWSGEAVPNIISRLSQLRMHVLEGFKVEFRASRKELEKAFEFGRGFAENMMLKTIPKRKVEEKEENLNPDKELLNWTCSVCGESYIQIDAPEICPACGVGKEFFISSPIIKYPEKKDIFENIIIIGGGIAALSAAQNIRERNEKAKITIFSREKEYPYYRTLLSDMIGEEIRREKFLVKSEKWYEDQKIDIELNKIVIEIDSENKMIKLDSTEEVAYDKLIIATGAKAMIPCMGNSNLDGIFTIREKADLDSIKKYSVGKKKAVVIGGGVLGLESACGLEKLGLEVSVVEMMQRILPRQLDGEGSEIFEDCIAKSGIKLYKNSKVEKFEGKSRVEEIHLDTGEKIEADLVVISSGIIPNRELAEKAGIKVNRGIIVNEKMETSKKDIYACGDVTEYRGNVVGLWQVALDQGKVAGANACGAEESYIEKIQPVTFEGVGTKIFSAGGAVETQEFICEKNRELSSYKKIYFKDNLIVSGILIGDIQKGIVIMNALKEKEKKRDVLNQLYK, encoded by the coding sequence ATGGATTCTTTTAAAATAAAAGAAAATCTTTATTGGGTAGGAGCTTTAAACCCAGATTTAAAAATATTTGATATTATAATGGAAACACAATTTGGAACAACATACAACTCTTATATATTAAAAGGTAGTGAGAAAATAGCGATATTTGAAACTGTTAAAGAGTGGAAATTTCCAGAATTTTTAGAAAGAGTAAAAAAAAGTGTTGATAAAGTAGAAAATATTGATTACATAATTTTAAACCATACAGAGCCAGACCACTCTGGTTCTGTTGGTAAATTATTAGAGTTAGCTCCTGCAGCAAAAGTTGTTGGATCAAAAAATACAATAGAGTTTCTTAAAAATATTTTAAATAAAGATTTTCCATATATTATCGCAAATCATGGAGATGTTCTATCTTTAGGAGATAAAACATTAAAATTTATTTCAGCACCATTTCTACATTGGCCAGATTCAATGTACACATACATCGTTGAGGATAAAACTCTTGTAACTTGTGATTCTTTTGGATCACACTACAGTTTTGATGGGATATTATTATCAAAGTTACCTGAAAATAAAAAAAGAGATTATATGATAGCTTTAAGATACTATTATATGTGTATATTCTCTCCTTTTAGAAAATATGTGTTAGAGGGCATTGAAAAAATTAAAGATTTAGATATAGATTTAATACTTCCAGGACATGGACCAGTATTGGATGTAGAGATACAGAAGGTAATTGAAACTTATAAAACTTGGTCAACATTAAAAAATCCGAATGAATACAAAACAATTATAATACCATATACAACTGCTTATGGTTATACAAAAGAGATTGCTCAAGAGATTGAGAAAGGGATAAAAGATTATAACTCTACTATAGTAGTAAAAAGTTATAATTTAGATATTGAAAATTTTGGAAAAATAGAAGGTGAAATTTTAAGAGAGTTTCAATGGGCTGATGGGATAATATTTGGGAGTTCTACTATAAATGGAGATGCGTTACCATTGATTTGGAATCTTTTAACATCACTAAATCCAATAGTTCATGGTGGAAAATATGTTTCAGCTTTTGGTAGTTATGGATGGAGTGGCGAAGCTGTTCCAAATATAATATCACGATTAAGTCAACTGAGAATGCATGTTTTAGAAGGATTTAAAGTTGAATTCAGAGCTTCTAGAAAAGAGCTAGAAAAAGCTTTTGAGTTTGGTAGGGGGTTTGCAGAAAATATGATGTTAAAAACTATTCCTAAAAGAAAAGTAGAAGAAAAAGAAGAAAACTTAAATCCTGATAAAGAACTTTTAAATTGGACCTGCAGTGTATGTGGAGAGTCATATATACAGATAGATGCTCCTGAAATTTGTCCTGCATGTGGAGTTGGGAAAGAGTTTTTTATATCATCACCAATAATAAAGTATCCAGAAAAAAAGGATATTTTTGAAAATATAATAATAATAGGTGGAGGGATAGCAGCTTTATCTGCTGCTCAAAATATAAGAGAGAGAAATGAAAAAGCTAAAATAACAATTTTTTCTAGAGAGAAAGAGTATCCATACTACAGAACTCTTTTATCAGATATGATAGGAGAGGAAATAAGAAGGGAAAAGTTTTTAGTAAAATCCGAGAAATGGTATGAGGATCAAAAGATAGATATTGAACTTAATAAAATTGTTATAGAGATCGATTCTGAAAATAAAATGATTAAACTAGATTCAACTGAAGAGGTAGCTTATGATAAACTAATTATAGCAACAGGAGCAAAAGCTATGATTCCTTGTATGGGAAACTCAAACTTAGATGGAATCTTTACAATCAGAGAAAAAGCTGATTTAGATTCTATAAAAAAATATTCTGTTGGCAAGAAAAAAGCTGTTGTTATAGGTGGAGGAGTTTTAGGACTAGAATCAGCTTGTGGACTTGAGAAGCTTGGATTAGAAGTGAGTGTTGTTGAGATGATGCAAAGAATATTACCAAGACAACTTGATGGAGAGGGATCTGAAATTTTTGAAGATTGTATAGCAAAGAGTGGTATAAAACTATATAAAAATTCAAAAGTTGAAAAATTTGAAGGTAAATCAAGAGTTGAAGAGATACATTTAGATACAGGCGAAAAAATAGAGGCAGACCTTGTAGTTATAAGTTCAGGAATTATTCCAAATAGAGAACTAGCTGAAAAAGCAGGTATTAAAGTTAATAGAGGAATAATTGTAAATGAAAAAATGGAAACTTCAAAAAAGGATATCTATGCTTGCGGAGATGTAACAGAATACAGAGGAAATGTTGTTGGACTTTGGCAAGTGGCTTTAGACCAAGGTAAAGTTGCAGGAGCAAATGCTTGTGGAGCTGAAGAATCATATATTGAAAAAATACAACCAGTAACATTTGAAGGTGTAGGAACAAAGATTTTTTCAGCAGGTGGCGCAGTGGAAACACAAGAGTTTATTTGTGAGAAAAACAGAGAGTTATCAAGTTATAAAAAAATATATTTTAAGGATAATCTTATTGTATCTGGAATTTTAATAGGAGATATACAAAAAGGAATTGTGATAATGAACGCTTTAAAAGAAAAGGAAAAGAAGCGTGACGTACTAAATCAACTCTATAAATAG
- the trxA gene encoding thioredoxin translates to MGKVLSLNNSNFKSEVIEKKGLVLVDFWADWCGPCKMLAPILEELSEETEAKVCKVNVDESGDLAGDYGIRSIPTMIIFKDGVKIDQIVGLRQKSELLEKLNSY, encoded by the coding sequence ATGGGAAAGGTTTTAAGTTTAAATAATTCAAATTTTAAGAGTGAAGTAATTGAAAAAAAAGGTCTTGTTTTAGTTGATTTTTGGGCTGATTGGTGTGGACCTTGTAAAATGTTAGCTCCAATTTTAGAAGAGCTATCAGAAGAGACAGAAGCAAAAGTTTGTAAAGTTAATGTTGATGAAAGCGGAGACTTAGCTGGAGACTACGGGATTAGAAGTATTCCAACAATGATTATATTCAAAGATGGAGTAAAAATAGACCAAATAGTAGGATTAAGACAAAAATCAGAGCTTTTAGAGAAGTTAAACTCTTATTAA